One window from the genome of Roseomonas haemaphysalidis encodes:
- a CDS encoding AGE family epimerase/isomerase, translating to MDLLQWLSGRAWPLWLAHGVDWRRGGFHEELTLDGLRCDAPLRRLRVAARQVYVFSQAHRHGLPRAAEAVELGIDFLRRRAALPGGGYAWRFDLDGRVTDGRVDLYDQAFVLLALSAATAVLPAGVLRPLALALDGFIDAAMAHPAGGYRESLPPALPRRQNPHMHLLEARLAAAESFGEPRFLEGADRLVALFRQRFCAPAAEPEALQLIEFFGETWDPVAPAVAEPGHHCEWVWLLHRHARLRGVAVPPEAEALRRFVDRHGAGPWGGLVDGVLPGGAVAAPGARLWPQTERLKADALRDPAAPDARAALAAYLRPDGLWHERRLPDGRLSLEAAPASSLYHLTCGILEAAA from the coding sequence ATGGATCTGCTCCAGTGGCTGTCCGGGCGTGCGTGGCCGCTGTGGCTGGCGCATGGCGTGGACTGGCGGCGCGGCGGCTTTCACGAAGAACTGACGCTGGACGGGCTGCGCTGCGACGCGCCGCTGCGCCGCCTGCGCGTGGCGGCGCGGCAGGTCTACGTGTTCTCGCAGGCGCACCGGCACGGGCTGCCGCGCGCGGCCGAGGCGGTGGAGCTCGGCATCGACTTCCTGCGCCGCCGCGCGGCGCTGCCCGGTGGCGGCTATGCCTGGCGCTTCGACCTGGACGGGCGGGTCACGGACGGGCGCGTGGACCTGTACGACCAGGCCTTCGTGCTGCTGGCGCTGTCGGCGGCCACGGCGGTGCTGCCGGCGGGGGTGCTGCGGCCGCTGGCGCTGGCGCTGGACGGCTTCATCGACGCTGCCATGGCGCATCCGGCGGGCGGCTACCGGGAAAGCCTGCCGCCCGCGCTGCCGCGCCGGCAGAACCCGCACATGCACCTGCTGGAAGCCCGGCTGGCCGCCGCCGAAAGCTTCGGCGAGCCACGCTTCTTGGAAGGCGCGGACCGTCTGGTGGCCTTGTTCCGGCAGCGCTTCTGCGCCCCGGCGGCGGAGCCCGAAGCGCTGCAACTGATCGAATTCTTTGGCGAGACCTGGGACCCGGTGGCGCCGGCCGTGGCCGAGCCCGGGCACCATTGCGAGTGGGTGTGGCTGCTGCACCGCCACGCGCGCCTGCGCGGCGTCGCGGTGCCGCCCGAGGCGGAAGCCCTGCGCCGCTTTGTGGACCGCCACGGCGCCGGCCCCTGGGGCGGGCTGGTGGATGGCGTGCTGCCCGGCGGCGCGGTGGCGGCGCCCGGGGCCCGGCTGTGGCCGCAAACCGAACGCCTCAAGGCCGATGCGCTGCGCGACCCGGCGGCGCCGGACGCCCGCGCCGCCCTGGCCGCCTATCTGCGGCCGGACGGCCTGTGGCACGAGCGGCGGCTTCCGGATGGCCGCCTCAGCCTAGAAGCGGCGCCGGCCAGCAGCCTGTACCACCTGACCTGCGGCATCCTGGAAGCCGCCGCCTGA
- a CDS encoding SirB1 family protein, translating to MDPATTVAEARAALSAAGQLPDDELDLGTLALQLARIDAPEADWQSAAAHLSDLARHAVLAATQDAEADAGDPLRRAEALAGILARFGYEGDQESYDAPANANLIAVTQRRRGLPVALGLLWLHLAEAAGWAAHGLDFPGHFLLALEGPGGQAVVDPFHGGLVLEAPALRLLLKQMEGEQAELRPGLLAPVPRRAVALRLQNNIKLRRLRAGDLSGALSCCEDMLRFAPDEAALWREAAVMNQRLDRIGKALSCLDRFLVLVPDGEAAGRARAMAVELRQRLN from the coding sequence ATGGACCCTGCCACGACCGTCGCCGAAGCCCGCGCCGCCCTGAGCGCCGCCGGACAATTGCCGGATGACGAACTGGACCTCGGCACCCTCGCCCTGCAGCTCGCCCGCATCGATGCCCCCGAGGCCGACTGGCAATCCGCCGCCGCGCACCTGTCCGACCTCGCCCGCCACGCCGTGCTGGCGGCGACACAGGATGCCGAGGCCGATGCCGGGGATCCGCTGCGGCGGGCCGAGGCGCTGGCCGGCATCCTGGCCCGCTTCGGCTACGAGGGCGACCAGGAAAGCTACGACGCCCCCGCCAACGCCAACCTGATCGCCGTCACGCAGCGCCGGCGCGGCCTGCCCGTGGCGCTGGGCCTGCTGTGGCTGCACCTGGCCGAGGCCGCGGGCTGGGCGGCCCACGGGCTGGACTTCCCCGGCCACTTCCTGCTGGCGCTGGAAGGCCCGGGTGGCCAGGCGGTGGTGGACCCCTTCCATGGCGGGCTGGTACTAGAAGCCCCCGCACTGCGCCTGCTGCTGAAGCAGATGGAAGGCGAGCAGGCGGAGCTGCGCCCCGGGCTGCTGGCCCCCGTGCCGCGCCGCGCCGTGGCGCTGCGGCTGCAAAACAACATCAAGCTGCGCCGCCTGCGTGCCGGCGACCTGTCCGGCGCCCTGAGCTGCTGCGAGGACATGCTGCGCTTCGCGCCCGACGAGGCCGCGCTGTGGCGCGAGGCGGCGGTGATGAACCAGCGGCTGGACCGCATCGGCAAGGCGCTGTCCTGCCTGGACCGCTTTCTGGTGCTGGTGCCGGATGGCGAGGCCGCGGGGCGCGCGCGCGCCATGGCGGTGGAACTGCGCCAGCGGCTGAACTGA
- a CDS encoding histidine triad nucleotide-binding protein: MSVNGLPPYDEGNIFARILRGEIPARKVLENDHALAFHDIAPQAPVHVLVIPKGPYVSVSDFSEKAAPEAVAGFWRSVAETARKLGLQDGGFRVLSNMGHHAGQEVPHFHVHVFGGAPLGPMLARAAD, encoded by the coding sequence ATGTCCGTGAACGGCCTGCCGCCCTATGACGAGGGCAACATCTTCGCCCGCATCCTGCGCGGCGAGATTCCGGCCCGCAAGGTGCTGGAAAACGATCACGCGCTGGCCTTCCACGACATCGCGCCCCAGGCGCCGGTGCATGTGCTGGTGATCCCCAAGGGACCCTACGTGTCCGTGTCCGACTTTTCCGAGAAGGCGGCGCCGGAGGCCGTGGCCGGCTTCTGGCGCAGCGTGGCCGAAACGGCCCGCAAGCTCGGCCTGCAGGATGGCGGCTTTCGCGTGCTGAGCAACATGGGCCACCATGCCGGCCAGGAAGTGCCGCATTTCCACGTGCACGTCTTCGGCGGCGCGCCGCTCGGCCCCATGCTGGCCCGCGCGGCGGACTGA
- a CDS encoding phosphoribosyl-ATP diphosphatase: MAKDSKQKKAPAKAAVKAAPKKAAAKKATAAKKTVSREKLPLPAALMPPPTLRKPSKALRNAESRHLAPLDVPASGDIQVLARLWNTIEGRRTAGDTTISHSARLLARGTAKVAQKLGEEAVECVIEATQGNRAATVLESADLVYHLLVLWVDAGIRPEEVWAELVRREGISGIAEKAARPKGIVRAAQTTKLP, from the coding sequence ATGGCCAAGGACAGCAAGCAGAAGAAAGCCCCGGCCAAGGCGGCGGTGAAGGCCGCGCCGAAAAAGGCCGCCGCCAAGAAGGCCACGGCCGCCAAGAAGACCGTGAGCCGCGAGAAGCTGCCGCTGCCCGCCGCGCTGATGCCGCCGCCGACGCTGCGCAAGCCCTCCAAGGCGCTGCGCAACGCCGAGTCGCGCCACCTGGCACCGCTGGACGTGCCGGCCAGCGGCGACATCCAGGTGCTGGCCCGGCTGTGGAACACCATCGAGGGCCGCCGCACGGCGGGCGACACCACCATCTCCCATTCCGCCCGCCTGCTGGCGCGCGGCACCGCCAAGGTGGCGCAGAAGCTGGGCGAGGAAGCGGTGGAATGCGTGATCGAGGCGACGCAGGGCAACCGCGCCGCCACCGTACTGGAAAGCGCCGACCTGGTGTACCACCTGCTGGTGCTGTGGGTGGATGCCGGCATCCGCCCCGAGGAGGTGTGGGCCGAGCTGGTGCGCCGCGAAGGCATCTCCGGCATCGCCGAAAAGGCGGCGCGTCCCAAGGGCATCGTCCGCGCCGCGCAAACCACCAAGCTGCCCTGA
- the hisF gene encoding imidazole glycerol phosphate synthase subunit HisF, translated as MLALRVIPCLDVKDGRVVKGVNFVALRDAGDPVEQARTYDREGADEITFLDIGATHENRDTIYDVVSRTAEQVFIPLTVGGGVRSVEDVRRLLLAGADKASINSAAVSDPELVRRAAEAFGSQAIVVAIDARTVAPGRWEVFTHGGRKGTGIDALDWARQVASLGAGELLVTSMDRDGTKSGFDLDLLRALRAAVRLPLVASGGVGTAQHFVDGAAAGATGLLAASVFHYGEMRIADAKAALAAAGLPVRPLPPSTKAA; from the coding sequence ATGCTGGCCCTGCGCGTGATCCCCTGCCTGGACGTCAAGGACGGCCGCGTCGTCAAGGGCGTGAACTTCGTGGCGCTGCGCGATGCCGGCGACCCGGTGGAACAGGCCCGCACCTATGACCGCGAGGGCGCCGACGAGATCACCTTTCTCGACATCGGCGCGACGCACGAGAACCGCGACACCATCTACGACGTGGTGTCCCGCACGGCCGAGCAGGTGTTCATCCCGCTCACCGTCGGCGGCGGCGTGCGCAGCGTGGAGGACGTGCGCCGGCTGCTGCTGGCCGGCGCCGACAAGGCCAGCATCAACTCCGCCGCCGTGTCCGACCCCGAGCTGGTGCGCCGCGCGGCCGAGGCCTTCGGCTCCCAGGCCATCGTGGTGGCGATCGACGCCCGCACGGTGGCGCCCGGCCGGTGGGAGGTGTTCACCCATGGCGGTCGCAAGGGCACCGGCATCGACGCGCTGGACTGGGCGCGGCAGGTGGCATCCCTCGGCGCCGGCGAGCTGCTGGTGACGTCGATGGACCGCGACGGCACCAAGTCGGGCTTCGACCTCGACCTCCTGCGGGCGCTGCGGGCGGCGGTCAGGCTGCCGCTGGTGGCGTCCGGCGGCGTCGGCACGGCGCAGCACTTCGTGGACGGCGCCGCCGCCGGCGCCACCGGCCTGCTGGCCGCCAGCGTGTTCCATTACGGCGAGATGCGGATCGCCGACGCCAAGGCGGCGCTGGCCGCCGCCGGGCTGCCCGTCCGCCCCCTCCCCCCTTCCACGAAAGCGGCATAG